From one Triticum urartu cultivar G1812 chromosome 3, Tu2.1, whole genome shotgun sequence genomic stretch:
- the LOC125545614 gene encoding UDP-glucuronate:xylan alpha-glucuronosyltransferase 1-like, whose protein sequence is MGSLEARYRPAGAADDTAKRRTQKSKSFKEVEKFDVFVLEKSSGCKFRSLQLLLFAIMSAAFLTLLYTPSVYEHQLQSNSRFVNVGWIWDKTIPDPRYVSTMPVQWDDVYKTIESLNGGEQKLKVGLLNFNSTEFGSWTQLLPESEFSIIRLEHANESITWQTLYPEWIDEEEETEIPSCPSLPEPNFPRGTHFDVIAVKLPCTRVGGWSRDVARLHLQLSAAKLAVTAARGNRGVHVMFVTECFPLPNLFSCKNLKKHEGNAWLYKPDSKALKEKLRLPIGSCELAVPLKAKSRLYSVDRRREAYATILHSASEYVCGAIAAAQSIRQAGSTRDFVILVDDTISDHHRKGLESAGWKVRIIERIRNPKAERDAYNEWNYSKFRLWQLTDYDKIIFIDADLLILRNIDFLFTMPEISATGNNATLFNSGVMVIEPSNCTFQLLMNHINEITSYNGGDQGYLNEIFTWWHRIPKHMNFLKHFWEGDEEEVKAKKTQLFGANPPILYVLHYLGRKPWLCFRDYDCNWNVPILREFASDIAHTRWWKVHDKMPKKLQSYCLLRSRLKAGLEWERRQAEKANFTDGHWKRNITDKRLKICFEKFCFWESMLWHWGEAPNNATKKASTPALPAATLSSS, encoded by the exons ATGGGCTCCCTGGAGGCGCGGTACCGGCCGGCCGGAGCAGC TGATGACACAGCTAAAAGAAGGACCCAGAAAAGTAAAAGTTTCAAAGAGGTTGAAAAGTTTGATGTATTTGTTCTAGAGAAAAGCTCCGGCTGCAAGTTCCGATCCTTGCAACTTTTGCTCTTCGCTATCATGTCTGCTGCATTTCTGACACTTCTATACACTCCGTCTGTGTACGAGCATCAGTTGCAGTCCAATTCTCG GTTTGTTAATGTTGGATGGATATGGGATAAGACTATCCCTGATCCGCGATATGTATCTACTATGCCCGTTCAGTGGGATGATGTGTATAAAACTATCGAAAGTCTGAATGGTGGTGAGCAGAAGCTCAAGGTCGGACTCTTGAATTTTAACAGCACTGAGTTCGGGTCTTGGACACAATTGCTCCCAGAAAGTGAGTTTTCGATCATAAGGTTGGAGCATGCTAATGAAAGCATCACCTGGCAGACACTGTACCCTGAATGGATTGATGAGGAGGAAGAAACAGAGATACCATCTTGTCCATCGCTTCCAGAGCCTAATTTCCCAAGAGGGACACACTTTGATGTTATTGCTGTGAAGCTTCCCTGTACCCGAGTTGGCGGGTGGTCCAGAGATGTTGCGCGGTTGCATCTGCAGTTGTCAGCAGCAAAATTGGCCGTGACTGCCGCAAGAGGCAACCGGGGGGTACATGTGATGTTTGTGACGGAGTGCTTCCCTCTTCCGAATCTCTTCTCTTGCAAGAATCTTAAGAAACATGAAGGCAATGCTTGGCTATACAAGCCTGACTCGAAGGCATTAAAGGAGAAGCTTAGACTTCCGATTGGATCTTGTGAGCTTGCTGTTCCACTCAAAGCAAAAT CAAGACTTTACTCGGTAGACCGACGCAGAGAAGCATATGCTACCATACTGCATTCAGCAAGCGAGTATGTCTGTGGCGCAATTGCAGCAGCTCAAAGCATTCGTCAAGCAGGATCAACAagggactttgttattcttgttGATGACACCATAAGTGACCATCACCGGAAGGGCCTTGAATCTGCGGGTTGGAAGGTGAGAATAATCGAGAGGATACGGAACCCAAAGGCTGAGCGTGATGCTTACAATGAGTGGAACTACAGCAAATTCCGGTTGTGGCAGCTGACGGATTATGACAAGATCATATTCATAGATGCTGATCTGCTCATCCTGAGGAACATTGATTTCCTGTTTACAATGCCGGAAATCAGTGCAACTGGCAACAATGCAACACTCTTCAACTCTGGTGTCATGGTTATCGAGCCTTCAAACTGCACATTCCAGCTGTTAATGAATCACATCAACGAGATCACATCTTACAATGGTGGCGATCAGGGATACTTGAACGAGATATTCACATGGTGGCATCGGATTCCAAAGCACATGAACTTCCTGAAGCATTTCTGGGAGGGCGACGAAGAGGAGGTGAAGGCGAAGAAGACCCAGCTGTTCGGCGCCAACCCGCCGATCCTCTACGTCCTCCACTACCTGGGCCGCAAGCCATGGCTATGCTTCCGGGACTACGACTGCAACTGGAACGTTCCGATACTGCGGGAGTTTGCCAGCGACATCGCGCACACGCGGTGGTGGAAGGTGCATGACAAGATGCCCAAGAAGCTGCAGAGCTACTGCCTCCTGAGGTCGAGGCTGAAGGCGGGGCTGGAGTGGGAGCGGAGGCAGGCGGAGAAGGCCAACTTCACGGACGGGCACTGGAAGCGGAACATCACTGACAAGAGGCTCAAGATTTGCTTCGAGAAGTTCTGCTTCTGGGAGAGCATGCTGTGGCACTGGGGCGAGGCCCCCAACAACGCGACGAAGAAGGCCTCGACGCCGGCGCTGCCCGCCGCGACCCTGTCGAGCTCGTGA